In the Pongo abelii isolate AG06213 chromosome 2, NHGRI_mPonAbe1-v2.0_pri, whole genome shotgun sequence genome, TCACATCATTCATAATATCCTAAAACTACGTTATTCCTCAGGTCACAGGGGGTgttcaccctgtgatattattcgtcatAGTTTTGTGGGaggttactcctaatgtcacacggggtgtacacaGAGTCACACAGTGATATGACTTGTGATAGTCTATAGAAATGTTACTCGTAAATCACAGGGGCTGTTcgtcctgtgatattattcataatattctaggGGAATGTTACTACTattgtcacagggggtgtacaccctgtgatatgaCTCATCATATTCCAGCGGGATGTTACTACTAACgtcacaatgcgtgtacaccctgtgatattatttgtaatatcctgaagagttgTTACTGCTAAGGTCACAATGCATGCACAAACTCTGATGTTATTCATTATGTCctcgggggatgttactcctaatgtcacacggggtgtactccctgtcatattattcataatatccaagggggatgttatttttaatgtcacCGGGGGTGTATATCATGCGAATTCAACACCTATGATACTATTCCTAATATTCTAGGGGCATGCTCTtcctaatgtcacatggggtgtacaccatgtgtgtacacctgctgtgatattattcataatatcctaaggGAATGTTACTCCTGATGACACAGGCTGTGTACACCATGTGTCTACACTGTCTTGGTTATTATTCATATCCCCCTAGGATATCTAGGGGGATGTTTCTTTTAATGTCACAAAGCGTGTACAAAATGTCACGGAAGTTGTACGCCTTGTGACGTTATCTGTAATACcctagaaggatgttactcctcatgggtcacaggggtgtacacactttgatattatttgtaatctcatAGAGAGATATTACTTCAAATATCACAGTGGATGTATGCACAtagtgtataccctgtgatattattcggaatatcctagggagatacaACTCCTGATATCACAGTGTGTGTACCTCGTGTGTGTACACCCTTGATATTAGTCGTAATATCCAGGGtaaatattactcctaatatcatgCTGTGTgcacaccctgtgatatttttcatcattttttagggagatattgcttctaatatcacagtgggtgtaccccatATGTGTAGACTCTGTGATGGTATATTTTATATCCTAGGGAGGTATTACTCCTAATATAACAGCGGGTGTTcaccctgtgatatcattctTATTTGACCTTGCTGCCTTTTTTAACCCACACTACAGAAGGAATGGAACAGATAAGAAGATATTGAGATTAGACTGTGCTGCCATGCGGCCGCCACAGGACACTTTTAAtatccctgtttctcaggctgtagatgaaggggttcagcatgggggtgaccACTGTGTACATCACTGAGGCCACTGCAGCCTTTCTCAGGGAAGATGACACATCTGAACTGAGGTACCCTCCAAAGCCTGGTccataaaataagcaaacaactgACAGGTGAGATCCACAGGTGGAGAAGGCTTTATACCTCCCACCTGATGATGAAACCCTCAGAATGGAGGAAACAATTTTATAGTAAGAGAAAAGGGTCCCCGATATGGCAAGAAAACCAAATACGGCGGCAGAGAAATACATGATGATGTGATTGGTGAAGGTGTCACAACATGCAAGATGGGGGAGTTGAGAAGGGTCACAGAAGAAATTAGGAATTTCCACATCCTTGAAGCAGGTCATTTGTAAGGCAATCAAGCTGTGCAGCTGGGTGTctaaaagactgagaaaaaaaaagacaacaaaactaGGAAGCCACAGAAAGACAGGTTCATGATGGCTGAATGTTATAGAGGGTGACAGATGGCTACAAACCGGTCATAGGCCATCACACGCAGGAGCATGTCTCTCTTCCATGCCTCCAAAAATGGCAAAGAGAGACATCTGAGTCAGGCAGCCTGCATAGGAGACGACTCTGCTGTGAGATTGAatgtccacaatcatcttggggACCGTGGTGGAGGTGAAACCGATGTCAGGCaaggacaggttggagaggaagaagtacatggaggtgtggaggtgggagtcaggGCTGACGGCCAGGATGATGAGCAGGTTGCCCAGCACCGTGACCAGGCACATGGACAGGAACAGCCCAGCGAGGACCGGCTGCAGTTCTGGATCCTCTGAGAGTTCTAGGAGGAGGAATATGGAGACATCTGTTAGATTCTGTGGGTCTGTAGAGTTTGGACACCTTTTGCCTAGAAAAGAGGGTTGAAAAATCGGAAACAAGTAAACCAACACCCAGCATTGTGTCTGCATTTTGGATAGAAGCAATTCACAAGTAATGTTTTCAGATTCCAGAGCTATCCACGCTCAGCAATATTTTGCAGTTCTGACAAACTCAATTGTCTTCTAATGCTTTCATCATTGATTTCTGTGTTATTCACTTCTTGCTGTACACACCTGCCTTAGAGACACTAGATTCAAGAATGTTCCAAGAGCCAGATCATCATATATAACAAATTGGTAATTGCTAGAAAATACAGCCTatcttttctgaagaaaaatacGTAATAAAACCATTCTCTTCACTTTAAGAGAAAGGTTATCCTaattaaaggaaattaagaactcaaatattttattttatttgaatagatTGATACAAATTCCCTTGATTGAGAACATTTATAAACACTaacagctgagaccatgccatctgCAAATGAAATTAAAGTTGATAGTTCATAAACAGAAAATAGTTCCACATGCCAGTTAGGTCCTAGTGATTTCATCAttatgttttctgacttttctccttcaGGAGAATAATTGCTTACTCAAATCGGTGggtcttgttttaaaattcatggaaGCTATAACTCCTGTCCTTAGCTTAGGTGGACTTAGAGTTTTCATCAGAAatttggccagacacagtggctcatgcctgcaatcccagcactttgggaggccgagaagggcagatcacaaggtcaggagatcaagaccatcctggccaacatggtgaaaccccgcctctactaaaaatacaaaaacttcgcccagtatggtggcgcacacctgtagtcccagctactcgggaggctgaggcaggagaatggcttgaacctgggaggcagaggctacagtgagccaagatcacaccactgcactccagcctgggcaacgagagcacaactccatctcaaaaaacaaaaaacaaaaagaatcaagtaAGCTGAAGTCACACTGATGACAGCCAATTTTTGTGAACCAAGGAAGTGTCAATTCAATAATTAACatagatttttacttttgttatcTCCTATGTGCCAAGCAAGATACAGCCTCTGGGCAATCAGAAACAAAAGAGACTCGCTTGTTCCTCTCACAATACTCAGTACTTACTGAGAtaaggacaaaataaaatgtcCTGTCTGGAATGCAGGGAAACCAGAACTTCAGGTCAGGGGATATTTCCGTTGAATTCTATGGAGTTTAAGCCTAAAATATTAACGAATGTATCTAAAATGCACTTTGCCTTTACTTTATGCATCCACCACGTAGAGATCACGAAGCGGGCACCCACGATCGGTTTAATCATCGCTCACTTCCATTGGATCAACTAGAAATCAACTCAGATGAGAGTGTTGAGTCTCAGAGGATGGACATCTCATCCCTTGCCATACAGACAAGTAGAAAGGGTGGTATTGAAAATTAATGGCCAGACTCTAAGTCCCAGGTACTACACTTCATGGTCTTCCAACTCTCAAAAAGTTGTgggattttctgtttttccttttgtttttttgagacggagtctcgttctgttgcccaggctgcagtgcagtggagtgatctcagctcaatgcaacctccccatcccaggttcaagctattctcttgccttagcctgccgagtagctgagattacaggcacccgccactatgcccagctaatttgtttctatttttagtagagacggggtttcaccatgttggccaggctggtctcgaatgcctgaccttgtgattcacctgcctcagcctcccaaaatgctgggattacaggcgtgagccaccgcgcccagcttcaaAAAGTTTTAAGCAGACCTCAGAGGTCTTAACCACAGGCACATCTGAGGAGCATTTTtgaaatggtttccagcttcctcgATAGGAGTGGAAGCCAAGCTCTGAATTTGTGACTCCTTTGAGGAAGTCGAGAGCTGTAAGGAAAGCCAGGAACAGAGGCAAGGGAAAGATACGTCCCGGATGACCCTGTGCCAATTCTTTCTGGAATctttgatgtgatctcagctgcccTTTCT is a window encoding:
- the LOC129058452 gene encoding olfactory receptor 7E24-like, translating into MPKCGELSEDPELQPVLAGLFLSMCLVTVLGNLLIILAVSPDSHLHTSMYFFLSNLSLPDIGFTSTTVPKMIVDIQSHSRVVSYAGCLTQMSLFAIFGGMEERHAPACDGL